GGCGCGCAGAAAATGGCCCCGCAAATAGCCCCAATGAAGGCCCCGATGTTGCCCTTGTTGGTGCCGCCGTACTTCTTGGCGCCATAGAACTGCGCCCCGAATTCTATGGCCTCGCCCAGAGCGGCCATGGCGATAAGAGAGCCGTAGAAGCCCCAGCCAAGCTCAAGGCCGGGATGGAGAAGCCCCCAGACCCAGGCCAGGCCCAATATGATCCAGTTTGCGGGCAGGCCCAGGACGTTAAGCCCCAAGACGGCCAGAAGCAGCAGCAAGTACAATATGGCCCAGACATATTCCATGAAGTCGTATTCCTCGATTTCCGTTCCAAACGGAGTCAGTTTGCGAGTCGATTCAGAACGTTGCGCAGCCCCTGTTGCGAGGTCCAACCGCGCCTCCGGCACAGTAAGCCATGCGAACCCGTAAAGGTGCGCGGCTCCCCTCTATTCCGGCTTTCTGTTGTCCACCACGCGCTGGGCCTTGCCCTCGCTCTTGGGCAGGGTGTTGTGCTCCACCAGGTCCACCTTGGGCGTAACCAGAATTTCGTCGCGGAGCTTGTGGGCGATCTTCTGCTTGAGCGAATTGAGCGCCCGCATGTCCTCCACGAAGTGCGCCTCCTTCACCTCCACCTTCACGCGGATCTGGTCGATGGGGCCTTCGCTTTCAAGCTCTATCAGGTAGTTCTGGCCCACCTCGGGCAGGCTCATGAGCACCTGTTCGATCTGCATGGGATAGATGTTCACGCCCTTAATGATGATCAGATCGTCGGAGCGGCCCGTGATCCTGTCGATGCGAACATGCTCTCGCCCGCAGGGGCAGGCACCGGGAATAAAGCGGGACAGGTCCCGGGTGCGGTAGCGCACGATGGGCATGCCTTCCCGGCACAGGGTGGTCAGCACCAGTTCCCCCACCTCGCCGGGCTTGGCCGGTTCAAGGGTCTCGGGATCGATGATCTCGGCCAGGTAGGCGTCCTCCCAGAGGTGCATGCCGGCCTGCTGCCCGCACTCGAAGGCCACGCCCGGCCCGTTCATTTCCGACAGGCCGTAGGAGTTGAAGGCCTTGAACCCGAAGATGTCTTCCAGGCGGCGGCGGGTCTCCTCGGAATACGGTTCCGCGCCCACCAGGGCGATGCGCAGGCCCAGGCCCTTGGGGTCGATTCCGTTCTGATGACAGTAGTTGGCCAGATAGAGCGCGTAGGACGGAATGATGTGCAGGGCGGTGACCTTGAAATCCTGCATGAGCTTCAGCTGCCGCTGGGTGTTGCCCGCTCCCATGGGAATGGCCAGGCAGCCCAGGCGCTCAGCGCCGTAGTGCATGCCCAGGCCCCCGGTGAACAGGCCGTAGCTTGTGGTGTTCTGGAACACGTCCGTTGATCTCATGCCTGTCATGTGCATGCAGCGGGCCACCAGGGAGGACCACCAGCAGATGTCCGCGGCGGTGTGGTAGATCACCGTGGGCGTGCCGGTGGTGCCCGAAGACACGTGCATGCGCACCATCTGCTCCGTGGGCACGGCGTTTAAGCCGTCGGGATAGGAGTCTCGCAGGTCTTGCTTGGTGGTGAAGGGCAGGCGGCGCACGTCGTCCAAGGTCTTCACGTCAGCAGGATCAAGACCGTGTTCCTTGAACTTGCGGGCGTAGAGCTTGGAACGCGAGGCGCGTTCAAGGGTGGTGCGCAGCCTGGAGAGCTGCAGATGTGAGATTTGATCGCGGGACAGAGTCTCTGCCGAGTCGTAGTACATGCGCTCCACTCCAGCGGTATTGCCGGCTCCAGGTTAGGAGCCGTACTCGGAAGGCGGCGGAATATCCGACGGGTTTTCGAAAGACGTGGATTCACGGAAGAAGCGCAGCTTCACCATGCCTGTGGGGCCGTTGCGCTGCTTGCCGATTATTATCTCGGCCACGTTGTCATCGGGGGTGAGTTCGTCCTTCTTCTTGTAGGCCGCCTCGCGGTAGAGGAAGATGATGACGTCCGCATCCTGTTCGATGGCGCCGGATTCGCGCAGGTCGCTCATCATGGGGCGCTTGTCGCCGCGCTCTTCCACCTTGCGGTTGAGCTGGGAGAGCGCGATGACCGGGACGTGCATTTCCTTGGCCAGGGCCTTGAGATTGCGGGAGATGTCGGAAATTTCCTGTTCGCGCGAGTCCACGCGCCTGGCCGAGCGCATGAGCTGCAGGTAGTCCA
The nucleotide sequence above comes from Desulfovibrio sp.. Encoded proteins:
- a CDS encoding DUF456 domain-containing protein: MEYVWAILYLLLLLAVLGLNVLGLPANWIILGLAWVWGLLHPGLELGWGFYGSLIAMAALGEAIEFGAQFYGAKKYGGTNKGNIGAFIGAICGAIFCAPFLLGFGALLGAVGGAYLGCYVFERLHGRPSNEAWHAAKGAMWGRVLGFVVKTGLGGAMLAVVARVVWPAAKQAVAALGI
- a CDS encoding phenylacetate--CoA ligase, which produces MYYDSAETLSRDQISHLQLSRLRTTLERASRSKLYARKFKEHGLDPADVKTLDDVRRLPFTTKQDLRDSYPDGLNAVPTEQMVRMHVSSGTTGTPTVIYHTAADICWWSSLVARCMHMTGMRSTDVFQNTTSYGLFTGGLGMHYGAERLGCLAIPMGAGNTQRQLKLMQDFKVTALHIIPSYALYLANYCHQNGIDPKGLGLRIALVGAEPYSEETRRRLEDIFGFKAFNSYGLSEMNGPGVAFECGQQAGMHLWEDAYLAEIIDPETLEPAKPGEVGELVLTTLCREGMPIVRYRTRDLSRFIPGACPCGREHVRIDRITGRSDDLIIIKGVNIYPMQIEQVLMSLPEVGQNYLIELESEGPIDQIRVKVEVKEAHFVEDMRALNSLKQKIAHKLRDEILVTPKVDLVEHNTLPKSEGKAQRVVDNRKPE